Below is a window of Streptobacillus ratti DNA.
TACTTTTGGAATTTAGGTTTTAAATCATCTTTTTGTATAAATAATTGACAGTCATGATGAAATGTGATATTATACTATGTACGCATGTGTTAGGTGGCTAATACCTGAAGCAGCGATTTTATAATTTCGGAGGTGAACAGATGTTTGCAGTAATTAAAACTGGAGGGAAACAATACAAAGTTGAAGTAGGTTCATTATTAAAAGTTGAAAAATTAGCCGTAGAAGTTGGAGCTGAAGTTTCGTTTGAAGAAGTATTAATGGTAGGAGAAAAAATTGGATCACCATTAGTTGAGGGAGCTAAAGTAGTAGCTGAAGTTAAAGAACATGGTAAAGGTAAAAAAGTTATCAACTTTAAATATAACAAAAAAACATACTACAGAAAAAAAGGTCATAGACAACACTATACTTTAATTGAAGTTAAAGAAATTAAAGGATAATTATGACATATATTGAATTTTCTGAAAAAGAAGATAAAATTGTATCCTATTTAATTAAAGGGCATACAGAAGCATATAACTATGGTAAAGATATAGTTTGTGCATCAATTTCTGCTACATCTATTATGACATTAAATGGATTAATAGAAGTTTTAAAAGTTAAGAAATTGAATTATGAAATGAGGGATGGATATATTTTTTGTGATTTAAGAAATGTTGATGAAGATGATTTAATTAAATCTCAAAGTTTAATAAAATCATTATCTATAATGCTTGAAAGTATTGCAAAGGATTATCCAAAAAATGTACAATTTAGAACTAGGAGGTATGAAAAATGATATTAAAGTTGAATTTACAATTATTCGCCTCAAAAAAAGGACAAGGATCTACTAAGAATGGAAGAGATTCTAATCCTAAATATTTAGGAGTAAAAAGATATGATGGTGAAGCTGTAAAGGCTGGAAATATAATTGTTAGACAAAGAGGAACTAAATTCCATGCAGGAAATAACATGGGAATTGGGAAAGATTATACTTTATTTGCTTTAATTGAAGGTTATGTTAAATTTGAAACATTCAAAGGTAAAAAAAGAGTAAGTATTTATCCAGAAAAAATAGTTAAATAATAAATAAGAAAAGCCTTTTAATAATAAAAGGCTTTTTTTTAAAGGTGAATATATATGACTAAAAAATATAGAGTAAAACAAGTTCTTGAAGTACTTAGAAATAAGTTTAAAAATCCACAAATAGCCTTAAATTACAAAAATGAATATCAGTTAATGGTTGCAGTAATTTTATCTGCACAATGTACAGATAAAAGAGTAAATATAGTTACAGAGGAATTTTTTAAAGTTATAGAGAAACCAGAAGACATGGAAAAACTATCTTTAGAAGAAGTTGAAAAGTATATTAAATCTACAGGTTTTTATAAAAACAAAGCATTGAATTTAAAAGCTAATGCA
It encodes the following:
- the rplU gene encoding 50S ribosomal protein L21, which gives rise to MFAVIKTGGKQYKVEVGSLLKVEKLAVEVGAEVSFEEVLMVGEKIGSPLVEGAKVVAEVKEHGKGKKVINFKYNKKTYYRKKGHRQHYTLIEVKEIKG
- a CDS encoding ribosomal-processing cysteine protease Prp, with the protein product MTYIEFSEKEDKIVSYLIKGHTEAYNYGKDIVCASISATSIMTLNGLIEVLKVKKLNYEMRDGYIFCDLRNVDEDDLIKSQSLIKSLSIMLESIAKDYPKNVQFRTRRYEK
- the rpmA gene encoding 50S ribosomal protein L27 → MILKLNLQLFASKKGQGSTKNGRDSNPKYLGVKRYDGEAVKAGNIIVRQRGTKFHAGNNMGIGKDYTLFALIEGYVKFETFKGKKRVSIYPEKIVK